Proteins from one Coffea arabica cultivar ET-39 chromosome 8c, Coffea Arabica ET-39 HiFi, whole genome shotgun sequence genomic window:
- the LOC140013891 gene encoding uncharacterized protein, giving the protein MSTRPGSSDKTAATTQPEATSPGVQLTELLAKFGEMTSEMATQMKLIDELISSGVQPEPVPNRQPEPEPFVIPSTQVTDTPSFPIPPEGTFTYPTIHLPYTYPPGPSFFPAHMQGPQPQVTLNIPPEPHTFYHTTAEPFLPDHTIQTKPEIGESSAPVDIKLLKRLDRFDEFIKKSQGLNKQGVLDYDELCLFPNVQLPEGFKTPKFNKYDGTGNPKTHLRLFANKLGRTPDDENLPLRLFPESLEGDALDWYSKLKPEEAKTWLDLSNAFVR; this is encoded by the coding sequence atgagtactcggCCAGGATCGTCTGATAAGACCgctgcaactacccagccggaagccacaagtcccggggttcagttgactgaattacttgccaaatttggggaaatgacATCTGAAATGGCAACCCAAATGAAGTTGATTGATGAGTtaatcagcagcggagttcaacctgaacctGTACCTAACAGGCAGCCAGAGCcagagccatttgtcatcccttcaactcaagtcactgatactccatctttccctattccacccgaaggaactttcacatatcccaccatacatttgccatacacttaccctcctggtccttcatttttccctgctcacatgcaaggcccacaaccccaagTTACTTTAAacataccacctgagccacataccttttatcacactactgctgagccattcctaccagaccatactattcaaaccaagccagaaattggggaatcttccgctcccgttgatataaagcttcTCAAACGCCTGGACCGTTTCGATGAGTTTATAAAgaaaagtcaggggttgaacaaacaaggagtcttggattacgatgagctttgccttttcccgaatgtgcaattgcctgaggggttcaaaactccgaagtttaacaagtatgatgggacgggcaatcccaagacacatctcagattgttcgccaacaagttgggtaggacaccggatgatgaaaatctgcctttgaggctattcccagaaagtctggagggggatgcactcgactggtattccaagttgaaacccgaagaagcgaagacctggcttgacttgtccaacgcttttgtaaggtag